The DNA segment GCAGGGTCTCGAGGACCGTATGGGAGGCGAGATACGCGCTGAATGCCTCGACTCTCCCGCCCGTCTCTTCCTGCAATGCGTCGAGCTCGTCTGTTCTGCCGGTCGCCTGTGCGAACTTGACGAGACGGGGGAATGGGAACTCGCCGTCGACATCCACCGGGTATATGGTCTCGTGCCCGAGCTCCTTCGCGAGGCGGAAACCGAGTTGCTCGACCTCGTTTCGCGTGAGCTCGCGCTCACCGGCAACGTAGTCGGCGTACGCCTCCTGGACGGTGCCCCGGCTGAAACGGGCCTCCACCGCGATCTTCGTCGGCCGGAACTTCTCGAGCACGTCAATGACCTCCCTGATCTCGGCCTGACGCCTGGGCGAAAGCACGTCATCGGCCTCGGTGTTGAAGACGTCGCGTCCGGGATTGTCCATGTGGTAGACACCGAGCACCAGCACCTCGGGTTTCTGTTCGGGTGCCGGTTGTGCGAAGAGAGAGAGTGAGACGAAAGCCGCCAGACCGATCGCGGCCATGGTGGCCGCAGGTCGCATTTCGAGGATTTTCTGCACCATGCACGCTCCTCCCTGGATCAGTATGGACAAAACTTTCATCCCTGCGCCGCATTCACCCCTTCACCTTCACTACGCCTGCCGCGCCGCCCAGTTACGACTTGCGCGCCTGCCGGGACGGCGAGCCTCTGGCGAGCCGCGGTCCTCGAACCTCAAACCTCCAACCTTTTACCATCACCGGGAGGGCGAGGCGCCTGCCGAGCCCGCGACCTCCAACCTCCAACCTCAAACCCTCTTCTTTCACTCTTCCCTCTTCACTCTTCACTCTTCTTTCGCCACCGTGCGCCCCTTCCCCTCCCGATCACCTCCAGCACTCCCTGGTCGCGAAGGCTCTGGAGCACGTTACGGATCGTCTCACGGCTGACGTCGGGGCACTCGGTCTCGATCTCGCTGATTCCGAACGGGATCATCTTTCGCTCGACTGCCTCACGGACCCGTTGCGACTTCGAGCCTTTGAATGATTCGACCGAGCCAACGCGCTCTTCGAAGATCGTGTACGCACGGTTCAGAACACCCCAGAAGTAATCATTCCACGGACGCCAGTCGTGTTTTCCCTCATGCCATGCCCGCGAGCTCATCTCCAGAGTCTCGTAGTACGACTCACGCGATTCCTCGAAAAGCCGCTCGAGGCTGACGTAGCGCCCCACGTCGTAGCCGGCGTGGTAGAGGAGAAGCAGCGTCAGAAGTCTGGCCACGCGACCGTTCCCGTCGCGGAACGGATGAATGCACAGAAAGTCGAGGACCGTCAGCGGAATCAGCACGAGAGGATCGTGAGCGCGAGCGAGCGCATCGCGATAGCGTCGAACCATCTCCTCCATCGTCTCGGGAGTCATCGCCGCGGCTACGGCTCGAAATCGAATCCGGGTAATCTCACCCCTCGGGTTCCGCTCGACGATCTCGTTGTCGACATTCTTCCATTTCCCCCCCTCCTCGGGAAGGTAGGAGTAAATCGTCTGGTGAAGCTGACGGATGATGTTCACGGAGAACGGCATGTCGCGCCGCGCCTGATGAATCAGCTCGAGCGCGTCGCGGTACCCCGCGATCTCCTGCTCGGAACGGTTGCGCGGCGTCGTGGAGTGCC comes from the Acidobacteriota bacterium genome and includes:
- a CDS encoding Fic family protein; this translates as MHSLSPGYLQDLSFTPAQVSTLRALGEYRGKQELYEKQRPETLEALRTVAIVESTDSSNRLEGITAPKARLEALVGHSTTPRNRSEQEIAGYRDALELIHQARRDMPFSVNIIRQLHQTIYSYLPEEGGKWKNVDNEIVERNPRGEITRIRFRAVAAAMTPETMEEMVRRYRDALARAHDPLVLIPLTVLDFLCIHPFRDGNGRVARLLTLLLLYHAGYDVGRYVSLERLFEESRESYYETLEMSSRAWHEGKHDWRPWNDYFWGVLNRAYTIFEERVGSVESFKGSKSQRVREAVERKMIPFGISEIETECPDVSRETIRNVLQSLRDQGVLEVIGRGRGARWRKKSEE